The following is a genomic window from Peromyscus leucopus breed LL Stock chromosome 12, UCI_PerLeu_2.1, whole genome shotgun sequence.
catggcttgctcagcctgcttgtaGACCTcaactaccagcccagggatggcaccatccacaatgggctaggccctcccctactgatcactaattgaggaATTAGACCCACTTTAgagctgggtctcatggaggcTGTTCCTCTCTGATAACTAGTTTGTGTAcaattgacacacaaaaccagccagtacactacTACTCTTAAGGTAAATGCTTTTTCCATCCTCTGTACTCAAAGTTTGAGTTATCCATCACAAACACTGAACAGCTTCCACATAGGAAAACCCCTACACAAGGTACTATGAAAAGtggctgttttaatttttttttgtatctgttgattgatgtatgcatgcgtgtgggtgtacatgcatgtgtagatGAGCTGTCttggtttattttgagacatgtctcactatgtagaccaagctggctttgcaatcagcctgcctctatctccttggtgtaggattaaaggtatgtgctaccactatgcctggtgacactttttgatacagggtctcattgaATTTAGAGTTGGCTGATTTGACTGGCCTGGCTAGCCAGAAAACTCCAGGGatactcctgtctcagcctctccagaaCTAGGAATAGGGGCATCCCTGCTTTTAATGTGACTACTAggaaatcaaactctggtcttgaGACAATAGGGTGATTCaatgtagcaagcactttaccaacatccatttcactctgttgttttttagttttgggGTAGGAGCTCATATAGCTCATGCTGGCTTTGAATATGGTGTAGGGTGATATCTTTATTCCACAACAACCTGTTGAAGTGGTACTAGTATTGTTTAtttggatacagggtctcatgcacCCCAAACTGATCTACCttgaagtgctggggttatacaTCTGTACCACCACTTTGTTTATGCAGTGTAGAGATGAAACCCATAGTGGCTTTCTGCATGTCAGGaaggcactctgccaactgaggtACACCCACAGCCCACTGTTATTTTACAGAGACATAAAAGCAGGCCTGTGGTCAGCAATTCTCAATGTTGCTTAGAGGACAGCTGGAGCCATACTGAGTGCATGGACTTCATTCAACAATAAATGAATCTACTAAAGGTTTCTAGGAGAGGCAGGGATTAACAGGAGTCTTCAACTTCATAGAGAAGTTGTGGCTTGCAGTGGTTATTGTTAAGTAAATAGACAAATACTAGAGCTTGCAAAAGGGCAGGGGAGGCTACAAGGCATTCCTCGTTCTATTCTTTATGCGATAAGAGACAAGACGCTggcacttttttttgtttttgttttggagacagggtttctctgtgtaacagtcctggctttcctggaacttgctctgtagaccaggctggccttgaactccctgagacccacctgcctttgcttcccaagggctggaattaaggTCTGCGCTACCACCCCCCAGCCCAGGCACTAGCTTTTATGTTAAAATTCTCACAGCAGGATACTTTAACCTTGAAAGAATAGGATGATTTAACCAGTACACAGCTATTGGACTAAAGAAAATAActtgaagccgggcagtggtggtgcacgcctttaaatcccagcatttgggaggcagagacaggcgaatctctgagttcgaggctagcctggtctacagcacaagttccaggacaggttccaaagctactcACCcgtaccccctcccccccaaaaaagaaagaaaatatcttgaaataccaataagtaaataactttaatttttatttatttttgttatttaaatttttcgttttacataccaaccacagttcccccttccaTACCTTTTCCCGCTCCCCCACGCCAGTAAATAACTTCTAGTTCAAACCAATTCTGAACATTAGGGCATATTTTAAACTTAGAGAAGGGAATGAAGATAAATAAAAGGCCAAGATCCTCAAACCCCCGGTAGATCAAACTTCCCCTTTCCTTAGGAAGGTCAGCTCCTGCCTTTGAAAGAGTAtcgtttttaaaaatgtattttactttatgtgtgtgtgtgtgtgtgtgtgtatgcaagtgagTGTGGGTACTTGCGGAGTTCAAGAGGTTgtcggattccctggagctgaagttataagcagttgtgaaccacccacccaacgtgggtactgggaactgaactgcggtcttctggaagagcggcAAAGCGCCCTTAACCGCCAAcaatgtttgcttgcttgctacAACTCTACACTCACGTTTTCACGAGTGCAAAAACCGAGGAAAAACTTCTACAACCATTTCCCTTATGGCTTTACTGTGTGATCTTCCATAAACTGCTCTCCGGTGTCAGTACGCAAATTAAAAGGATAATTTCACAATGGACAGTCCTGGAGATGAAACGGTAGCGCACGAACGGCGTCCACAGTAGACGGTGTTCGGGAACTGCTGAATCTTCCCCGGAAGGATACAGCCCTACCCCACAGATGACCCAATAACTAAAAGGAAGGGCCAGCTACAACCACCCCTGAGCAGGCAAAAGCCTAGGATCCCACCAACCGTTCCGAGGCCAGGCAGCCCACACTAACCCAGACCCGCCATCCGGCAGCCCAGCCCTCCACCGCCATCACCACACACCCACTTCCGGCCGCGGCAGGCCTATGGCGTCACGTCCGCCCCCGCCCGGCCGTGCCGGGGCCTCTCTAGGCTGCGGCCTCGCTGGCCCGCCCGAAGCTTTATGGTTGCTGGGCTGGGCCGTGACGTCTTTGCCCGGGCTGCAGCGGGAGGCCGCGGCGGGGAAGATGGCGGACGGGAAGGCGGGAGAGGAGAAGCCCGAGAAGCCGCAGCGAGCCGGAGCCGCCGGAGGTGAACACAACCCCAGCGTCGCGGGCTACGGGGGCTACTCCGGCctttctctgggcttttcccggggtggggagagggtggaCGGCATCCCGAGCGCGGGCGGACCCGGCGCTCGCCCGGCTAGGGGCTGGGCCCCGTTGAGCGCCGGGCACGCCCGGTGTGGCCCGCGGGGGGGATCCAGGCCCACGTAAGCCTCCTCAGAGGGAGAGGCCGCCGGTTAACCACCCGGCCCTGAGAAGGGAGGTGGCTGactgagctgggggtgggagccCAACAGCAGAGAAGGAGCTCAGGGCCCGCTGCGCACTCAGGCCCCCCGCGCGAGCGCCCAGCCGCTTCCGCGGGCACCGGCCCCCAAGCCGGCTTTCCGCGGGCGCCGGCCTCTCGGAGACACGTAGTTCCTTAGGTTTGCGGCTCCCTCTTCCCCGAGGAGGTGCCAGACCCCAGCCCGCTCTTGGCTGTGTTTTCAGATACAGCATTGATAAACCCCGCAGTGGGATCAGCCGAGGCGATGCAGGGGGAAAGGAATCCGGTTCAAGCAGCAAAAGCTTGAAATTAGGGGttgattcactttttttttttttttaaacactctcTGTCTTAGGCTGCTAACAGCGCAGCCTGTGCCGGATTTTTTGGTTGGCAGAGCAGGCAGGTGTGCCCTTCCTGTAGTTTGTCACGAAACTGAACTCAGATTATAGCCATCCTCTCGTTCCTCCTACCCACGTAATTTTTGATCGTGTGCATAAAGGCAAAGAAATACGTAGTCTCTACCCCCTACGCCCTTTTGTCGTACCAATATGTAACACGTGTGAGCCGATCATAATGTCTTGTTTAGAATGTTTTAATGTTTCGCTATCCTAGCTCCCTTCGGTCTTAGTCCTGAAAGACTTAAATGTGAGACTGTATAGACTCAGTCGTGCATAAAGGCAAATAGTAGGCTCTTAACCAAGTTTGTTAATTGTCGTGGCAATAAAAATTACTGAGAAGATAAATGTAATGTTACTTTGGACGAAtttgcttctttaaaaatatgtacagtGCTATTAGTTGAGCCAAAGCCCCTcccctctttgtttgtttgtttgttgtttgagataaagtctcaggTAGCTCAGACTTCCGGTACTGAAATTACAGGCCCTTGGCCACTTTGTCaagtctcttcattttttttttaaatcaaccctTAAAATagctaatgaaaatattttagttcTATTACTTTAGACCTCCTCCACTCTTGTTAAAAGTAGTTTAAAGTAAAACGACAGCATAAGGTGTCTGAGATGGCTTTGAATGTAACATCCTTTTAACTTGAGAGGATTGTGTTAAggtaaactgtttagggggttGTGTAGATTACTAGTCAGTATCAAAAAAATTATGGTCTTTGTTGGTGACTTAAAATAACAGTCCTTTTCTCCATAATTTGTCTTATGTCATATAGATTATTAGCCTCAAAATAAGGAAATTATACAGAGGAATCCTAAATGAAACAGTCTTCCCATAGATAGGACTGAATTGATAAGTTTGCAGCAAATATTCAGCTCTTTTGGAAaacttggaatttttcttctgttGCACAGCCCACAATTTTGGAAATACAAGTATTTTTCCTATTCATTTATACTAAGGATGGACTTTACTGCTGcattctattttaataaacagaaatttcccaaaattaaagttaatatgTCTCTACAGGGGAGACTATTTGAACTACTTTTTTTCACTTCAGTCTACTTTGGAAGACACCCCCCAACCCTGACCCTTTTTTAAAAGACCTTTTTTGGGGGTTAACAGCAGTTCATTAACTTAAGTAGAAATTTAGAGACCAGCAAATTAATACATAATCATAGTCGTTTCAAGCTATTGAGGGTTATGCCAAGACCTACTTCAATGATGTGCACCTGGTGTTAAACATAGCTCATGGAGGACCAGTTACTTAGGTCCTCCtttttttaagataaggaaaCTACCAGTGTGCACATGGTTCATGAATGGTACCTTTGTAGAATTACATTTTCTTACGAGGTCTTTTTCCCCTCCCTAAAGTAAAGTACCTATGTCCTCTAAAGGCCAAACCCCATCTTAGCTATtcagtgaaaaaggaaaaaaaaaattctattatcGTATATGGTTTAATTGACATTAACCTACACTCGTTTGCTTAGAATGGATATAAAGTAGACAAAAgccttcattaaaatatttttcatttatattaatatattcacAGTATTAATCACTAGTCATTCAACATTTTGTTTTCCACAGTTTTAAAGTACAAAATGTCTTAAAAAGCTAAGtgctgaatcccagcacttgggaagcagaggcaggagtaacTCCCAGAAATTCAAAGTAGAAGTTTGAAGTactcctgatctacatagtgaatttcagaccagccaggactgcaaGTGATACTCAGTCTCACagaacaaaagcaagcaaaatgtCTCAGTAAATTGAAAGTAGAGCTCCTTGATTAAAAGTTCAAATAATAAACTAGTAcatgtttaaagaaaaactttcaaaACTTAGGAATTTATTAATATTCAGTGATAATTTCAAAGTTCACATTTGCTTGAAGTAATTTACTAATGATccatatttgaaattataaatattttaataataatcagTAGTAACATTTGTCTGCTGTTTTCCCATTTTAGACCattgttttatttgcttctttCCTAAATGCTTTGTGTATTTTGCTACATAATTGCTAAGAGTATTATATACAGAGAAAATAACCAACCTGTGTGCCACATTGAACCTGCTTGTGCTAAGAAATAAGAGCTAATCACGGTCTCTGTAtcggtgtgtgcacatgaatgcaggtgcctgggaaggccagaagagttggatcccctggagctagagttaacaGGGATTATgagcagcccactgtgggtgctgggactcttAACTAGGGTCCTGTGGAAGATGAGTAAGctcacttaactgctgagccatctgctgATAGAATTTTTTATATCTTCAGATAAGAGCACAGAATACAATTGGGTTGATGCCAGTTACTGCTTAAGTATACTAGATTATGATTCTAAGTAAAATGCACAGGACAGACTCTCTTGTAGTCCAAGCTGCCTAGAATGCCCTTTGTAGTCCCTGGTGGCCTCGGATTTACCCGTCTCCTGACTCAatcatctgagtgctgggattacaagcataggCCCACTACcagtttaaaattgttttaaattgggttttaaattgagttttcagtttctgaagagtagtttttcattttttaaaattcaggtaCTTTTATGTATAAACAAATGATTGGTACCCCAGGAAACTATTCAGTACTACCTTTGCTTTTGGAAATACCCAAATTGAATCCTAATCCAAagaaagtaattctttttttttttttttttttttttttttttggttttttcgagacagggtttctctgcgtagctttgtgcctttcctggagctcacttggtagcccaggctggcctcgaactcacagagatccgcctggctctgcctcccgagtgctgggattaaaggcgtgcgccaccaccgcccggctcattttttttttttaatctgtacaAAATCAGATGTTGTATTGAAAGTGCTTATTGTTGAACTGCATGGTGATAAAAGCCATGATCCCAGCTGCCctggagaagaagcaggaggtGTGCAAGTAACAGACAGGAATGCCTGGGCTTGGgcagcatagtgagaccctttctggaAATAAGAAAACTATTTGGGCCTGTAGGTCGGTGGTACAGCACTTACATAGCATGAATgaggcccttggttcaatcctTGGTGCCACGAAGTACTGATCCATCTAAAGATGCATCATTCCCAAATTGTGTGGACCTAGGTTTGTAGTCTTGAGTCTTTGATCTTTTGACTTGTCAGTTACTGGGttcaacacccccaccccaaattccCATTCTAGTTTTGCCCCATGTTCTTATTGACCTTGCCAAGGCAGTCATTTAGAGTATCTTTTGCTTTTCTACAAGTAAATTTGACTGCTCATAGAATGTATCCTGTATAGtagacctggagagaaaaaagaaagatcgGCCAGTCTTTTAAGTCTTTCCAATGTGCTCTTAAATAGTCTTATATAACAAACCTAAGATACTCAAGATGTGAAGTCATTATTGATTTAATATACATAGAAGCAGAATTATTGAAAGACATCTTGctttctacatatatatgtgtgtgtgtgctttcttgaAATTAAGATTAGCTCTTCTTTCATTCATGAGGAAATAGTATATGAGCCAAAGTCTGACTTTGAATAGCTCTTACAGGTAGCTTAACACAGGTGCTATCCCAGCTTTTGGAGTAAGTGAACTCTCAAGATGAACTTGAAGTTCTTTTTTGACTCCAGAGGTTATGTAAGGTGTATCTTGAATAACACATCACTTAAGAACCTGActagctggggatgtagctcagtgtagagtgcttgccttgtatgTGCAAAGCCTGGGTTCAGTATGGTAGAGGAGGACAAAAGCTGTATACTGAATTCACAGTGTAGTTTTAATGATGGTCATGCTCATGATTAGAAGTTTTGTGTGATTAGGACTGACTGCATTATTGAGAATATTATGATTTATTAGCCAAGTGTTTTATCTTGCCACATGACTGATTATTTACAAGTTAGTTTGTACAAAAGAATTTGTAGATCTTAATTTCTGAACATCAGAATTCCACAATGGAACCAAGATTATTGTACAACTAATAGGGTAATGTTTAGCTGAAGGGTATTTACTTTTTGTGAACTctgtgtttataattttaaattgctCTGTATTTTATGCTAGTTAATTCATGGGAGCCTCTTGTACTGCCACACAGTCTCAGTGCCTGCTGTATGCTCTAACCAACAGTGGAAGAGACTGTTGGGTCAGTAGGTGACAGCTGCAGAGGTGTCTGCCTTGTAAAGATGCTTTGTGAGGTTGCTGCTCCCATCCATCTGCTCAGTAAAAATAGCTCATCTTGGTAAGTTGTTTCGACTTCACCAGGACctgaagaagaagcagaaaaacctGTGAAAACTAAGACTGTTTCTTCCAGTAATGGAGGGGAAAGTTCCAGTCGCAGCGCTGAAAAGCGATCAGCTGACGAAGAAGCTGCAGACCTCCCAACAAAGCCTACAAAGATCTCCAAGTTTGGATTTGCCATAGGTAGTCAGACGACAAAGAAAGCATCAGCCATATCCATCAAACTTGGATCAAATGTGAGTTGCTTTATGTCTGGCCTGGTCCTTAAAGATCTGTTTTGTTACTGctcttctgagtgtgtgtgtatagttaagCAAGAGTTCACAAGGGAAACTGCTTTAGCTGACTCTGAACTTAGATGTAAGTAgtcaagaaaaaatgaacactTTAGGAAAGGTCCATGCATTCTATCTGACAGCAGTTGAAGAAAAAGGCATACTGTAGAGAATGCATGATTTTTAAAGTAATCATTTAGAATTTTTCTTAGTTGAACAAAGTCtctgaaaaatatttgaattttaggaatttttaaaaatcttttaccatagtaaattaaaagtaataatttgTATTGTGCTATAGCTCTACTGAAGAGTATATGCTTAGCATTTGTGAGGCCTTGAAGTCAATACCAAACATTACATACCCCTAAATTGTGGTAATAACTATAAACCAGCTCTATTTGTAACTTAAAGGAGTAATGTAGTAAGTTAAGTTAACTTTGTACGAATTTCCTGGTTCTCGATCTCTGGTGGTGgtttctgctttttaattttttttttgttgttttttttttgttttgtttttgtttttttgttttttgtttttgagctgagatcgaacccagggccttgtgcttgctacgcaagggctttaccactgagctaaatccccaacctgctTTTTAATTCTTGAATGTCAGATGCATATGAGCTTTATACTGAGCTTTATACTCCTGACCGTGGCATATGCTGTTTCTAATAGTTGTCCAAGACTGGAAGGTAGTGTGGTATATCATGAACAAAGGGAGAAGTATTAAGAGCATGCAATAGGGGTCTGATCAGAAGGACCTTATAAGACGAAGGAAAGGTTCTCAAGCCTGAGTACTTAAGAACACTATGAAGCTGAACTGTCCATGGGAGTTCTTAAGTAGAGATGTCCAGTGGACAGATGACAGCCTTTTTGGAATATTCAAAGAATTTTATAGTTAATGGGAATGAAGGAAATTGACCAGAGTAGTACAGAGAAGGAGGAATCACTAACAGATACCAGTGTCTTGAGTAGGAGCATCAGGCAGCAGAGAGACACCCAACAAAAGGTGTGAGAATTTGGATAGTCTTTAGAAAAAGCTCTATCCCTGAAGTCAGCAGAGAGAGATTTCCCAAAAGGAGCTGGTGATTAGATCAAATGTGCATGCTAGTCACTGGGGGCCCTGGGAGCTTATTGCAGTGGAATGGAGAGGAGATGGGTGGTGGGTGAGAAGAATGTAGATGAACATGATTGAAGGGCAACGGTAGACAGTAAGTGGTAGAGAAACACCGTGTGCTGCCCCTTGTCTTCTGAAGGAACTGTAGTCATGGTAAGATTACTGTAGGGAAGACAGCTTCATTACTAGTTACTACTTCTGCATGAGTCCCTTAGCTTAACTAATACTAAATTATAAATCCTAAATCCTaatacacaaaatcaaaaaaGTAAAACTTACCTGCTGGTAACACTTGTTTTCAAAGATATAATGGGTTTGCTCAAAATACTGAGTTTCTTACTGTATAAGCTTACGAAAAACATTGAGCCTTCTAAGAGCAATTATTTTTGATTAAACAAGCCTATATAAATTTTGTGATAATTCTGTTAAATGTTTCTTCTTCAGAAGCCTAAGGAAACAGTTCCAACTCTTGCTCCAAAAACCCTTTCAGTAGCAGCAGCTTTCAATGAAGATGAAGATGTAAGTTAATAcctgctttattttacttttatttttaaaggggtgagagagagagacagacagacatgtgtgccatggtatgcatgtggaagtcaggggacaacttttgggggcggttctttccttctatcacaGGATCCAGGGAATGTCTCAGGGTTGtgcaggcttgcatggcaagctctcttacctgctgagacattcCGCTGCCCCTGTTTTTACTTTAACTAGTCCCTTAAGAAgataatgggggctggagagatgacctggtggttaagagcatgcactgttcttccagaggaccagagttcggttccTGAGAGCTGACTCACTAACACCTGTAACTCCCAACTCTGGGGGATCCAGCTCCTTTGGCTtgcacaggcacctgcacacacatgcacatatccacacaacacacactcagactcacacatataattaaaaataataaacttgttttgttttgttttgttgtttttgtttttggagacagggtttctctgtgtagctttggtgcctttcctggaactcactaggtagcccaggctggcctcgaactcacagagatccgcctggctctgcctcccgagtgctgggattaaaggcgtgcaccaccaccgcccggctaaaaataataaactttttttaaaagatagtgaTGGAAAATTGGAGTTTGTACTAATGGTAGTTGATATCAGTAAAATAGTATtagtagaattttttttgtaaagcCTAAGAAAATTGGATATATCTTTTTTTGTGTTGTTAAGTATAGAGCTTAATGGCTTAGACATGCCAGGCAACTGTTCTAGCACTGAGGTACATACCCAAAACTAAAAATTTGATGGGTCTGCGTAttgatttaaatgtatttttataaatattgctAATTTTTAGACAAGCTTAAGAATCAAGTCAGATgcttataataaataatacatactAGGAACACTCTCTTTCAAAGGTATAGAGGTAAGAAAAACCacttgtggagttggttctttgaccgtgtgggtcctggggactgaatatCGTTGTCTGGCTTGGTGGCACCAGCACCTTCCTCCCccgagctctctctccagccctctcctgccTGACCTCACTACTGCTACCTTCAGTGATGTCGCTTGTGCTGCGTGGCGCATCCGTAGCAGGGGTAACAGTACAGGTGCTTCCGCCAGAACTTCCACTCGATGAGTGTGTTTCAGAGTGAGCTTGAGGTGTCTCTGCTATTCTGTCTGTCCCAGTTCTCTCGTGCTCCTTAGAGTGTTGACATTCTACTATACACAA
Proteins encoded in this region:
- the LOC114691922 gene encoding PEST proteolytic signal-containing nuclear protein isoform X3 yields the protein MVAGLGRDVFARAAAGGRGGEDGGREGGRGEAREAAASRSRRSNGGESSSRSAEKRSADEEAADLPTKPTKISKFGFAIGSQTTKKASAISIKLGSNKPKETVPTLAPKTLSVAAAFNEDEDSEPEEMPPEAKMRMKNIGRDTPTSAGPNSFNKGKHGFSDNQKLWERNIKSHLGNVHDQDN
- the LOC114691922 gene encoding PEST proteolytic signal-containing nuclear protein isoform X1; protein product: MADGKAGEEKPEKPQRAGAAGVEETVGSVGDSCRGVCLVKMLCEVAAPIHLLSKNSSSCNGGESSSRSAEKRSADEEAADLPTKPTKISKFGFAIGSQTTKKASAISIKLGSNKPKETVPTLAPKTLSVAAAFNEDEDSEPEEMPPEAKMRMKNIGRDTPTSAGPNSFNKGKHGFSDNQKLWERNIKSHLGNVHDQDN
- the LOC114691922 gene encoding PEST proteolytic signal-containing nuclear protein isoform X2 → MADGKAGEEKPEKPQRAGAAGGPEEEAEKPVKTKTVSSSNGGESSSRSAEKRSADEEAADLPTKPTKISKFGFAIGSQTTKKASAISIKLGSNKPKETVPTLAPKTLSVAAAFNEDEDSEPEEMPPEAKMRMKNIGRDTPTSAGPNSFNKGKHGFSDNQKLWERNIKSHLGNVHDQDN